In the genome of Actinobacillus lignieresii, the window TAAAAAAGTAAAAATAATAAAGGAGATTTTAATGTTAAGAGTATTGCCCATAACTTTGTTTTTATCGGCTTGCGTTTATGTCGTTCCGTCGCCTCATCAAGGGGATTATCCTACTCATCAGCCGAATGTCATTCTTATACCGAATCAACATGATTATCCTCATTCAACGCATCGTAGGCTAATTAGAACAGCATCCGGTCAATGTTTAGACCAAAGCGGTTCGAATTATCATGGCGTGATTGCATATCGTTGTCACGGCAAAGCGAACCAGCGTTTTGAATTCGTCAATTCGCAGATTAAAGTGAATGGGCAGTGTTTGGATGTCGGC includes:
- a CDS encoding ricin-type beta-trefoil lectin domain protein, producing the protein MLRVLPITLFLSACVYVVPSPHQGDYPTHQPNVILIPNQHDYPHSTHRRLIRTASGQCLDQSGSNYHGVIAYRCHGKANQRFEFVNSQIKVNGQCLDVGGERQNDGAKVITYRCHGGENQQWFRDGQQIRSSMSGKCLDIGKQGNKLAIYQCDGSRGQQFFY